A genomic stretch from Pectobacterium carotovorum includes:
- the aceA gene encoding isocitrate lyase gives MTTSRTQQVQHIEKEWKTARWEGITRPYSAEDVINLRGSVNPECTLAQLGAAKLWNLLHGDARKGYVNCLGALTGGQALQQAKAGIEAIYLSGWQVAADANLASSMYPDQSLYPANSVPAVIERINNTFRRADQIQWANHIEPGDKRHTDYFLPIVADAEAGFGGVLNAFELMKSMIEAGAAAVHFEDQLASAKKCGHMGGKVLVPTQEAVQKLIAARLAADVLGVPTLLVARTDADAADLLTSDCDEYDRDFITGERTVEGFYRTRAGIEQAISRGLAYAPYADLVWCETSTPDLSLARRFAEAIHAKFPGKLLAYNCSPSFNWKKNLDDSTIARFQDELSAMGYKYQFITLAGIHSMWFNMFDLAHAYAQGEGMRHYVEKVQQPEFEAIKDGYTFSSHQQEVGTGYFDKVTNIIQGGESSVTALTGSTEEQQF, from the coding sequence ATGACCACCTCTCGTACTCAACAAGTCCAGCATATTGAAAAAGAGTGGAAAACCGCCCGCTGGGAAGGGATTACGCGCCCCTACAGCGCAGAAGATGTGATTAATCTACGGGGTTCGGTGAACCCGGAATGTACGCTCGCGCAGCTCGGTGCTGCGAAGCTGTGGAACCTGCTGCATGGTGACGCGCGCAAAGGCTATGTGAATTGCCTGGGCGCGCTGACGGGCGGACAGGCTTTACAGCAGGCGAAAGCGGGCATTGAGGCGATTTACCTTTCCGGCTGGCAGGTGGCGGCGGATGCCAATCTGGCATCTAGTATGTATCCCGATCAGTCGCTCTATCCAGCGAACTCTGTGCCCGCAGTCATTGAACGCATCAATAATACGTTTCGGCGTGCCGATCAGATCCAGTGGGCAAACCACATTGAGCCGGGCGACAAGCGCCATACCGACTACTTCCTGCCGATTGTGGCAGATGCGGAAGCGGGATTCGGCGGCGTGCTTAACGCGTTTGAGCTGATGAAATCGATGATTGAAGCGGGAGCCGCAGCGGTTCACTTTGAGGACCAACTGGCATCGGCGAAGAAATGCGGACACATGGGCGGTAAAGTGCTGGTTCCCACTCAGGAAGCGGTTCAGAAGCTGATTGCGGCGCGTCTGGCGGCGGATGTGTTGGGGGTGCCTACTTTACTGGTTGCGCGAACCGATGCGGATGCGGCGGATTTGCTGACGTCTGACTGTGATGAGTACGATCGTGACTTCATCACTGGCGAACGCACGGTAGAAGGATTCTATCGTACCCGTGCCGGGATTGAGCAGGCAATCAGTCGCGGTCTGGCTTACGCGCCTTATGCCGATCTGGTGTGGTGCGAAACGTCTACACCGGATTTATCGCTGGCGCGCCGTTTTGCTGAAGCTATCCACGCGAAGTTCCCCGGTAAGCTGCTGGCATACAACTGTTCACCTTCCTTTAACTGGAAGAAGAATCTGGATGACAGCACGATTGCGCGTTTTCAGGATGAGCTGTCGGCGATGGGTTACAAGTATCAGTTCATTACGCTGGCGGGTATCCACAGTATGTGGTTCAACATGTTTGACCTGGCGCATGCCTATGCGCAGGGTGAAGGGATGAGACACTACGTAGAAAAAGTACAGCAGCCTGAGTTTGAAGCGATTAAGGATGGCTATACCTTCTCATCACATCAGCAGGAGGTAGGAACCGGCTACTTCGATAAGGTGACAAACATCATTCAGGGAGGCGAGTCTTCGGTGACGGCGCTGACGGGATCGACGGAAGAACAGCAGTTCTGA
- the aceB gene encoding malate synthase A, whose amino-acid sequence MMQQTINRELAFSQRFGEGEKQILTEEAIDFLTELVAHFTPARNQLLAERQVQQRNIDQGKLPDFISETASIRDRAWTIRGIPDDLQDRRVEITGPVERKMVINALNANVKVFMADFEDSLSPGWEKVIDGQINLRDAVRGTISYINETGKIYQLKPNPAVLICRVRGLHLPEKHVSWQGEAIPGSLFDFALYFFHNYQELLKKGSGPYFYLPKTQSWQEAAWWNDVFCYTEDRFDLPRGAIKATVLIETLPAVFQMDEILYHLRDHIVGLNCGRWDYIFSYIKTLKNHGDRVLPDRQSVTMEKPFLSAYSRLLIKTCHRRGAFAMGGMAAFIPSKDAERNNWVLDKVCKDKELEAHNGHDGTWVAHPGLADAVMEVFDRALGGRKNQLDIRREQDAPIRAEELLEPCPGERTEVGMRANIRVAVQYIEAWISGNGCVPIYGLMEDAATAEISRTSIWQWIRHGKTLSDGRVITKALFRQMLAEEMFVIQEELGDARFSGGRFDDAARLMEQITTQDELIDFLTLPGYALLD is encoded by the coding sequence ATGATGCAGCAGACGATAAACAGAGAATTGGCGTTTAGTCAGCGTTTTGGCGAAGGTGAGAAGCAAATTCTTACGGAGGAAGCGATTGATTTTTTAACGGAGCTGGTCGCGCATTTCACACCGGCACGTAATCAGTTGCTCGCCGAACGGCAGGTCCAGCAGCGTAATATCGATCAGGGTAAGCTACCTGATTTTATTTCAGAAACGGCTTCCATTCGTGATAGGGCGTGGACAATACGCGGTATTCCCGATGACCTTCAGGATCGTCGTGTTGAGATTACCGGCCCGGTCGAACGCAAGATGGTAATCAATGCATTGAATGCCAATGTGAAGGTTTTCATGGCGGACTTTGAGGATTCACTGTCGCCGGGATGGGAAAAGGTCATTGACGGGCAAATCAACTTACGTGATGCCGTACGCGGTACGATTTCCTATATCAATGAAACAGGAAAAATCTACCAGTTGAAACCCAATCCTGCCGTATTGATTTGCCGTGTGCGCGGTTTGCATCTGCCCGAAAAACATGTGTCCTGGCAGGGGGAAGCGATCCCCGGCAGCCTGTTCGACTTCGCGCTGTATTTTTTCCATAACTATCAGGAATTACTGAAGAAAGGTAGTGGCCCTTATTTCTATCTGCCAAAGACGCAGTCATGGCAGGAAGCGGCCTGGTGGAATGATGTTTTCTGCTATACCGAAGATCGTTTTGACCTGCCACGCGGGGCGATCAAAGCAACGGTGTTGATTGAAACGCTGCCTGCCGTTTTCCAGATGGACGAAATTCTCTACCACTTGCGCGATCATATCGTTGGGCTGAACTGCGGCCGCTGGGACTACATCTTCAGCTATATCAAAACATTAAAGAACCATGGCGATCGCGTTCTGCCTGACCGCCAGTCGGTGACGATGGAAAAACCCTTCCTTAGCGCTTACTCACGGCTGTTGATCAAAACCTGCCATCGCCGTGGTGCGTTCGCCATGGGGGGGATGGCGGCGTTCATCCCAAGTAAGGACGCGGAACGCAATAACTGGGTGTTGGATAAGGTATGTAAAGACAAAGAGCTGGAAGCTCACAATGGGCATGATGGCACCTGGGTGGCTCATCCGGGGCTGGCAGATGCCGTGATGGAGGTGTTCGATCGGGCGTTAGGTGGGCGTAAAAATCAGCTCGATATTCGCCGTGAACAGGATGCGCCTATTCGCGCTGAGGAATTGCTGGAGCCTTGTCCGGGCGAGCGCACGGAAGTGGGGATGCGCGCGAATATCCGTGTTGCGGTGCAGTACATCGAAGCATGGATATCCGGCAATGGCTGCGTCCCGATTTATGGGCTGATGGAGGATGCAGCGACGGCAGAAATCTCCCGTACCTCAATCTGGCAGTGGATTCGCCACGGCAAGACATTGAGCGATGGTCGCGTGATCACCAAGGCGCTGTTCCGCCAGATGCTGGCCGAAGAGATGTTTGTGATTCAGGAGGAGCTCGGTGATGCCCGCTTCAGTGGAGGGCGCTTTGATGACGCCGCCCGGCTGATGGAGCAAATCACCACGCAAGATGAGCTGATCGACTTCCTGACGTTACCCGGCTACGCACTGCTTGATTAA